Genomic DNA from Ictidomys tridecemlineatus isolate mIctTri1 chromosome 6, mIctTri1.hap1, whole genome shotgun sequence:
TCCTGAGGAACGTGAGCCcaccttttgtgtcttctaggaGGCCTCCCACTCTCCTCTGAAGCCGGCCCCAGCCGTCAGCCAGCTGGTGGGGACCCAGGCTCCCTCACTTGCTGGCCCTTTCAACCCTGGTCCTCCTGTAGGGCAGAAGCTCCTCTCCCTGCCTGTGTGGGTTTGTGTTCCTTCAGGAAGTCTAAAGCCTTTCACGCTGGGACTTAGCGCGGGGCCACCATGGGGTCTGTGCATTTCAGAAGTCACAAGGCAGAAGCCCAGGTGATGATGATGGGCCTGGACGGGGCAGGCAAGACCACCCTCCTGTACAGACTGAAGGGCCACCAGGAAGTGGAGACCCTGCCCACCATCGGTTTCAATGTGGAGCCTCTTGAAGCTCCTGGGCATAAGTCGGTGATCCTCTGGGACGTTGGGGGCCAGGCTCAGCTCAGGGCAAGCTGGAAGGACTATCTGGAAGGCACTGAGGTGCTGGTGTACGTGCTGGACAGCACCGATGAAGCCCGCTTGCCTGAAGCTCTGGGTGAGCTCAAAGAAGTCCTGAAGGACCCCCACATGACGGGTGTCCCTTTCTTGGTGCTGGCCAATAAGCAGGAGGCCCCGGACGCCCTCCCGCTGCGGGAGATCCgaaggaggctgggcctggagtGCTTCGCGGACCGCGGCTGGGACCTCCGCGCCTGCAGCGCCCTCAGCGGCCAGGGGCTGCCCGAGGCCTGGAAGAGCCTGCAGGCTCTGCTGAAATCCCGCGGCCGCCTGTGTCTCCAGCTCAGAGGCGGTGGGGCCGGGCACAGGGACCACAAGAAACCCTGACCAGGCCGGAGCAGCTGATCTTGGCTCCTGTGAACCGGAAGAAGCAGCTGATCCTGGAGCAACTTGAGCTCCGTTGGTCAAACCAGAAGTCTTTCTGTTCTCCAGCAGGATGCTCTCTTCTCGGGACTCATTTTCAGTGGTATTTATGTTGAGAAATCTTTGAATAACAATTTTATCCTTTGAATAATGGTACcctaataagaaaagaaaaccctcaGCATGTTTCATTGAATAGCTCATTATCAAGTGTGAATGGAGCCACAAGTGGTCACATAAAGGGAGATGGAAGTTCAATAAAAGGGAGAAGTTTCAAGATCAAATTTGAGTATCATCTGGACACATTTGCCGTCATTATGAGTGATTTTCCCTGATGGCCTCTGGGTATGTGCCACTATCCTTCTTGGTTCAGGTAGCCAGAGCAGGTGGGTTGGCTGCCACAGAACCTGCATTATAGAAGTTCACTGGGGCCCCCAGCCCTAAGCAAGCAGTTGTGAATTAAGGGCTTCCAAAATCCACCCTCCTTTAAgacccagtggcctgggaggctgaggcaggaggatctcaagctcaaagccagcctcagcaacttagtgaggccctaagcaactcagcaagaccttgtctcgggaaaaaaaaaaggatgggggcCAGGGGgtgctgggatatggctcagtggttaagcactcctgggttcaatccccagttccaaaaaaaaaaaacaaaaaacaagaaacaaaacaaaacaaaaaggcaaaggAGCTTTTAGATGTGAACCAAGTGTTTTAGAGGAGTTATGAATTCTGAAGATAGGGATGACCACAGTGCCTTCTCCCTCATAACGGATAGTAAAATGGAAAGTTGAACACAGTATTCTAAAAGGATTTCCAAGTGCCTGTTACCTGAGATCCACAAAGGTCCTGAGCTTATTTGCAAAATATTATGCTTTGGGCCATTTTTCTAGGAGAGCCATCCATAAGTTTTGTCAGATTTTCAAAGACATCTGTGATTCCCAGAAGTAAAGATCAATAATCTGGCTTTGTCCTTCATCCAATCCCAGAATGCATTCTGTTATCTGAGTTTTTTAATGGCAAGAAGTGTGCATTTGACACCCGTTCTCAAATGAAACAGCCTAAATGTTAGATGGTCCTTGGATCCTGCATTAAAATTAGCTTCCTagccaggcatgttggcacacacctgaaatcccagagacttgggagactgaggcaggtggatgcaagtttgaggccagtctcagcaacttagcaagaccttgtttcaaatgaataaacaaacaaataaaactggGCATGTAACAGAGAGATAAaagtgccttgggttcaatcttcagtaatACCACCTTGCAAAAAAGATCagctttcagggctggggatgtggctcaagcggtagtgcacttgcctagcatgtgtgaggcactgggttcaattctcagccccacataaaaataaaataaagatattgtgtccacctaaaactaaaaaaaaaaaaaaaaaaggatcagcTTTCTTATAGCTCCTGGTGGTGGTTCTGTCCTCTTTGGAGCATCACAATGTAAGTTGGACCTCAGTCCCCTCTAACATCTGAGATCTTTTACCCACATTCCTCCCTTCTACCAGCTTTGGCATGCCTTGTTCTTTCTACTTTTCATCAGTCAACATACTTTAAagtttcttctattagacacaaagGATGCAAAGATGAATGAGATAGGGTCTCAGGGAACTCTGGTTCCAGATGCCTAGTGCTGGCGCTAGGCTCTGTGCTTGGTGTCTTACAGAGACCATCTCTCATTCTCACTCCCTGCAAAGTGGGCATCATTcccattttaaataattagaaacaaCTGGAATTGAAACCAAATAGTTCTATCCCTGATGCCTGCATTCTTCCACATCATGCTTCTAGAAGGTTTAAGCAGGGAAGGCCTTCCATCAGCAGATGGGCTGGGGCGGGGGGTGGACATTCTAGTCAAAGGGAAGAGACTGAACAGAAGCATGGGGTGGGTGGGTGCGGGGAGAATAAGTAAGATGGTGTACCTGGAACAGGGGCTTGGAGTGAGGAGGGAGAAGGTGATGTTGTAATAGGAGATGAAACTGGAAAGGAAGTTAAGGTCCAAGTTGAGAAGGGCTGTTTGGACTTTCATATTTTAGGAGTTTGGCTCAGAGATGCAAAAATCATGGAGCTTTGTTTCATTTAGGAGGATAACTtaatgggggtgtgggggtgagataaagagaaaagggggagATGGGAAAGCAGGGAAACCAGCTGGGTGACCATCGCAGAATAgaagagaggcagaggcagagaggagaaaattgtatttttaagggAAGAAGTTGAGAGAGGAAGAATTTGGAGATGGTTC
This window encodes:
- the Arl11 gene encoding ADP-ribosylation factor-like protein 11, which gives rise to MGSVHFRSHKAEAQVMMMGLDGAGKTTLLYRLKGHQEVETLPTIGFNVEPLEAPGHKSVILWDVGGQAQLRASWKDYLEGTEVLVYVLDSTDEARLPEALGELKEVLKDPHMTGVPFLVLANKQEAPDALPLREIRRRLGLECFADRGWDLRACSALSGQGLPEAWKSLQALLKSRGRLCLQLRGGGAGHRDHKKP